One window of the Prinia subflava isolate CZ2003 ecotype Zambia chromosome 1, Cam_Psub_1.2, whole genome shotgun sequence genome contains the following:
- the DSEL gene encoding dermatan-sulfate epimerase-like protein: MALMFTGHTLFLALMVFDVFTSEESVSNYSDWVTFIENVDQYEKQHLESLSAEQKLKRSVLHPSLYFDAEDVQALRQKARTSHLHLFRTIRSAVMVMLSNPLYYLPPPKHIDFAAKWNEIYGNNLPPLAFYCLLCPEDKAAFDFALEYMDRMAGYKNWLVENAPGDEVPLGHSLTGFATAFDFLYNSLEDERKQKYLEKIWSVSEEMYEYSKVRSWGKQILHNHQATNMLALLIGALVAGVDKGSQANIWKHTVVDVMEKTMFLLNHIVDGSLDEGVAYGSYTAKSVTQYVFLAQRHFGINNLENNWLKMHFWFYYATLLPGFQRTVGVADSNYNWFYGPESQLVFLDKFIMRNGAGNWLAQQIRKHRPKDGPMVPSTAQRWSTLHTEFIWYAAEITPQPPPDYGTAKMHVFPNWGVVTYGAGLPNSQTNTFVSFKSGKLGGRAVYDIVHFQPYRWIDGWRSFNPGHEHPDQNSFTFAPNGQVFVSEALYGPKLSHLNNVLVFAPSPTSQCNQPWEGQLGECAQWLKWIGDEVGDSTGEIITASQAGDMMFVSGEAVSAYTSAMKLKSVYRVLLLLNSQTLLVVDHIEKEEDSPVNSVSAFFHNLDIDFKYIPYKFKNKYNGAMMDVWDAHYKMFWFDHRGSSPVARIQEAEQAAEFKKRWTQFVNVTFPMKNTLTRIVYLFYGPYVNVSNCRLMDNAKSGFQISLSVNNTENTISVVTEYQNLKARFDYLGFGGFAKVVHENKVTKFGLGTESVKKDVKNSRVVFPFGFKVNIIAGLILGVSLVILAFQWRFYLSFGKMLRWILILVVTLWLIELVDVWSMCTQPICAKWSSDMTRLERDKGNKAKQLEGNPVVLPDVVITSLPTSGAEILKQLFFNTSDFLYIRIPTPYLEIPETEFEIDSFVDPCEWKASDVQNGNFRLIQGWLQSLVRDTKLHLQNIHLYEASRSKIAQHSALSKDKRKRSKKRESLLEQRSRARGSQEKDAEYIRELRRHLVYFPSARPVLSLSSGSWTLKLPFFQEILGPSMRALYVVRDPRAWVYSMLYKNKPSLYSLKNIPQRLAAMFKGDKGKEKCSLNEGYASEFESLRKEISNSNSNAVSVLSYLWLANTAAAMRINRDLLPTNYQLVKFEDIVTFPQKTAETIFAFLGIPLPPASLNQILFATSTSLFYLPYEGEISPSSIHAWKQTMPHEEIRQIEDICCSLMDHLGYPKFVE, from the coding sequence ATGGCTCTGATGTTCACAGGGCATACTCTATTTCTAGCATTAATGGTGTTTGATGTCTTCACTTCTGAAGAATCTGTAAGCAATTACTCTGATTGGGTGACTTTCATAGAAAATGTAGATCAATATGAAAAACAGCATCTTGAAAGTCTTAGTGCTGAGCAGAAGCTGAAAAGATCAGTTCTTCACCCGAGCTTATATTTTGATGCTGAGGATGTTCAGGCGCTGAGGCAGAAGGCTCGTACAAGCCATTTGCATCTCTTCAGAACCATCAGAAGTGCAGTGATGGTTATGCTGTCCAACCCTTTATACTACCTACCTCCACCCAAGCACATTGATTTTGCGGCCAAGTGGAATGAGATTTACGGTAACAACCTGCCACCTCTAGCGTTCTACTGTTTGCTGTGCCCCGAAGATAAAGCTGCCTTTGATTTTGCCCTAGAATATATGGATAGAATGGCTGGTTACAAAAACTGGTTGGTTGAGAATGCACCTGGAGATGAAGTGCCACTCGGCCACTCCCTAACAGGATTTGCCACTGCTTTTGACTTCTTGTATAATTCACTGGAAGatgagagaaagcaaaaataccTGGAGAAGATATGGTCTGTAAGCGAGGAAATGTATGAGTACTCCAAGGTTCGTTCCTGGGGAAAGCAGATTCTCCATAATCACCAAGCAACCAACATGCTTGCCCTGCTTATTGGGGCTTTAGTTGCCGGAGTGGACAAAGGATCTCAGGCAAATATTTGGAAACACACTGTTGTTGATGTGATGGAGAAAACAATGTTTCTGCTCAATCATATTGTAGATGGGTCTCTGGATGAGGGAGTAGCTTACGGGAGTTACACGGCCAAGTCAGTAACCCAGTATGTTTTCCTGGCCCAGCGCCACTTCGGTATTAACAACTTGGAGAATAACTGGCTGAAAATGCACTTTTGGTTTTACTATGCCACCCTATTGCCAGGTTTCCAGAGGACTGTGGGTGTTGCAGATTCTAATTACAACTGGTTTTATGGTCCTGAGAGCCAGCTGGTTTTCTTGGATAAGTTCATTATGAGGAATGGAGCTGGTAACTGGCTGGCACAGCAAATTAGAAAACACAGACCCAAGGATGGCCCAATGGTGCCATCCACTGCGCAGAGGTGGAGCACATTACATACTGAATTTATATGGTATGCTGCTGAAATCACTCCTCAGCCACCTCCTGACTATGGCACTGCTAAAATGCATGTGTTTCCTAACTGGGGAGTTGTTACTTATGGGGCTGGATTGCCAAACAGTCAGACAAACACCTTTGTATCCTTCAAGTCTGGGAAACTTGGTGGACGTGCTGTCTATGATATTGTTCACTTTCAACCCTATAGATGGATTGATGGGTGGAGAAGTTTCAACCCAGGGCATGAACATCCCGATCAGAACTCCTTCACTTTTGCTCCAAATGGACAGGTGTTTGTATCTGAGGCTCTTTATGGACCTAAACTCAGCCACCTGAACAATGTCTTGGTGTTTGCGCCATCTCCTACAAGCCAGTGCAACCAGCCTTGGGAAGGACAGCTTGGTGAGTGTGCCCAGTGGCTGAAGTGGATTGGTGATGAGGTTGGAGACTCGACTGGAGAAATTATAACAGCCTCCCAGGCCGGTGACATGATGTTTGTGAGTGGCGAGGCAGTATCTGCTTACACATCAGCAATGAAACTGAAAAGTGTGTATCGCGTTTTGCTGCTCTTAAATTCTCAGACGTTGTTAGTAGTTGACCATATCGAGAAGGAGGAAGACTCTCCTGTTAATTCAGTCAGTGCCTTTTTTCATAATCTTGACATTGATTTTAAATACATACCCTATAAGTTTAAGAACAAGTACAATGGAGCTATGATGGATGTGTGGGATGCCCACTACaagatgttttggtttgatCATCGTGGGAGTAGTCCTGTTGCTAGGATACAGGAGGCTGAACAAGCTGCTGAATTCAAAAAGCGATGGACTCAGTTTGTAAATGTTACCTTTCCAATGAAAAACACACTTACAAGGATTGTTTACCTTTTCTATGGCCCGTATGTCAATGTTTCTAACTGTAGACTCATGGATAATGCAAAATCTGGATTTCAGATTTCTCTCAGTGTCAACAACACTGAAAATACCATCTCTGTTGTGACTGAGTATCAGAATTTAAAGGCAAGGTTTGATTACTTGGGATTTGGTGGTTTTGCTAAAGTTGTTCATGAAAATAAAGTGACCAAGTTTGGTCTCGGCACTGAATCTGTGAaaaaagatgtgaaaaacaGTAGGGTAGTTTTCCCATTTGGATTCAAAGTGAACATAATTGCAGGGTTAATTTTGGGTGTCAGTCTGGTCATATTGGCTTTCCAGTGGCGGTTTTACCTCTCCTTCGGTAAAATGTTGCGTTGGATTCTGATACTGGTTGTCACGCTGTGGCTTATTGAATTGGTGGATGTGTGGAGCATGTGTACTCAGCCCATCTGTGCAAAGTGGAGCAGTGACATGACAAGGCTAGAACGTGATAAGGGCAATAAAGCCAAACAATTAGAAGGAAACCCTGTTGTTTTGCCAGATGTTGTCATTACTTCACTTCCCACTTCTGGtgcagaaattttaaaacagctGTTTTTCAATACCAGTGACTTTTTATACATCAGGATACCTACACCCTATCTTGAAATTCCTGAGACTGAATTTGAAATTGATTCCTTTGTAGATCCATGTGAATGGAAGGCTTCTGATGTCCAGAATGGCAATTTTCGTCTTATCCAAGGGTGGCTCCAGTCTCTAGTTCGAGACACGAAGTTGCATTTACAAAACATTCATTTATATGAAGCTAGCAGAAGTAAAATTGCTCAGCATTCTGCATTAagcaaagacaaaaggaaaagatcCAAAAAGAGAGAATCCCTGTTAGAGCAAAGAAGCAGGGCAAGAGGGAGTCAAGAAAAAGATGCTGAGTATATTAGGGAACTGAGAAGACATCTCGTCTATTTCCCCAGTGCACGACCTGTGCTTAGTTTAAGCAGTGGGAGCTGGACATTAAAGCTTCCCTTCTTTCAGGAAATCTTAGGTCCATCAATGAGAGCATTATATGTAGTAAGAGACCCACGGGCATGGGTCTATTCAATGTTGTACAAAAATAAGCCAAGCCTTTACTCCTTGAAAAATATTCCACAGCGCTTGGCTGCGATGTTTAAAGGGGACAAAGGTAAAGAAAAATGTAGTCTAAATGAAGGCTATGCCTCTGAGTTTGAATCactaagaaaagaaatttcaaattcTAATTCaaatgctgtttctgtgttgtcTTATTTATGGCtagcaaacacagcagcagcaatgagaATAAACAGGGACTTGCTGCCAACAAATTATCAGCTGGTCAAATTTGAAGATATTGTGACCTTTCCTCAGAAGACAGCTGAAAcaatttttgcctttcttggtattcctcttcctcctgctagCTTAAACCAAATATTATTTGCCACCTCCACCAGTCTTTTCTACCTTCCTTATGAGGGGGAAATTTCACCAAGTAGCATTCATGCCTGGAAACAAACCATGCCCCATGAAGAGATTAGACAGATTGAAGATATCTGTTGTTCACTGATGGACCACTTAGGATACCCAAAGTTTGTAGAATAA